From the genome of Halictus rubicundus isolate RS-2024b chromosome 2, iyHalRubi1_principal, whole genome shotgun sequence, one region includes:
- the LOC143365241 gene encoding cilia- and flagella-associated protein 299 isoform X2, translating to MTTLGTQLDSDKRLLPFKTYEDYLDSLVTFVDLGYLGNLYTARQLAELGYRCAGETLSRDVFYGRLKTLKDLLFPVYRPYELTSEFVTPTNAVMQELALRERANRLKIISTIIFIRNYTKLQFEVSGYIDFCERLNKENWLPYFQGKKKLWPHASDLAYYHWRTNKTCLNETSNYQPVIDPKRGLRFKNLHDREFINIDPTVPSPGVDTTRIRISL from the exons atgacgACTTTGGGAACACAGCTAGACAGTGACAAAAGATTATTGCCATTTAAAACTTATGAAGATTATCTAGATTCGTTGGTAACATTCGTTGATCTTGGCTACTTAGGAAATTTATACACTGCTCGTCAATTAGCCGAGCTTGGATACCGTTGTGCTGGAGAAACTCTTAGTAGAGATGTATTTTATGGACGTTTGAAAACTCTGAAAGATTTACTGTTCCCAGTTTATAGGCCATACGAATTAACATCAGAATTTGTAACACCGACCAATGCAGTAATGCAGGAGCTTGCGCTTCGCGAGCGTGCaaatagattaaaaattatATCGACTATTATCTTTATAAGAAACTATACAAAACTTCAATTTGAGGTCTCTGGTTACATCGACTTTTGTGAAAGACTCAACAAAGAAAATTGGCTCCCATATTTTCAAGGGAAGAAAAAACTATGGCCTCATGCATCCGATCTTGCATACTATCATTGGAGAACAAATAAAACATGCTTAAACGAAACTTCCAATTATCAACCGGTCATAGACCCAAAACGAGGTCTCAGATTTAAAAACCTTCACGATAgagaatttattaatattgatcCCACAGTTCCTTCACCAGGTGTGGATACAACAAGAATAAGA ATTTCTCTATAA
- the LOC143365241 gene encoding fatty acid-binding protein isoform X3: MASIVGSYQHERNENLDEYFKAVGVPYIPRKMMCISSPRLEILNDNDKWTIRTISMIRTVEVTFTLGEEYEEHMPAGVTLKNTTTMEGDSLVTVSVGPGDNKVIRKYEITEDGVLLVRSIYICTRTTLHKAAKDTSKDFRRAHMLFGNQRIPLYILP; the protein is encoded by the exons ATGGCGTCGATTGTCGGCAGTTACCAACACGAGCGCAACGAAAATCTCGACGAGTATTTCAAGGCTGTGG GTGTACCATACATTCCACGGAAAATGATGTGCATATCCAGTCCGCGACTGGAAATACTGAATGACAACGATAAGTGGACAATTCGAACCATTTCGATGATTCGCACAGTAGAAGTGACGTTTACTCTCGGCGAAGAGTACGAGGAACACATGCCAGCCGGAGTTACATTGAAA AACACTACTACAATGGAAGGGGATAGTCTAGTGACAGTTTCAGTCGGTCCAGGTGACAACAAAGTGATACGGAAGTATGAGATTACAGAGGATGGAGTTCTTTTGGTACGTTCCATTTACATCTGCACTCGTACGACTCTCCACAAAGCTGCAAAAGATACTTCAAAGGATTTCCGCAGAGCACACATGCTGTTTGGAAATCAAAGAATCCCGCTTTACATTTTACCTTAA
- the LOC143365241 gene encoding fatty acid-binding protein isoform X1 has protein sequence MKDLWRGEVTRKRSLPREQGDCALNKYLTAIECANESEAHVSSRLNTEAFELADERTAIQGESFLQSLEKEDPEGGPNQPASLILDHYRLDQEMASIVGSYQHERNENLDEYFKAVGVPYIPRKMMCISSPRLEILNDNDKWTIRTISMIRTVEVTFTLGEEYEEHMPAGVTLKNTTTMEGDSLVTVSVGPGDNKVIRKYEITEDGVLLTMTHESSGQVGKRYFKRLS, from the exons ATGAAGGACCTGTGGAGAGGAGAAGTGACTCGCAAACGCAGTTTGCCACGAGAACAAGGGGATTGCGCTTTAAACAAATACTTGACCGCGATCGAATGCGCGAACGAGAGCGAGGCGCACGTTTCAAGCCGATTGAATACGGAGGCTTTCGAGCTTGCGGACGAGCGAACGGCGATTCAAGGTGAAAGCTTCTTGCAGTCTTTGGAGAAAGAAGATCCCGAAGGAGGCCCGAACCAGCCCGCGTCGTTGATCCTAGACCATTATCGACTGGACCAAGAAATGGCGTCGATTGTCGGCAGTTACCAACACGAGCGCAACGAAAATCTCGACGAGTATTTCAAGGCTGTGG GTGTACCATACATTCCACGGAAAATGATGTGCATATCCAGTCCGCGACTGGAAATACTGAATGACAACGATAAGTGGACAATTCGAACCATTTCGATGATTCGCACAGTAGAAGTGACGTTTACTCTCGGCGAAGAGTACGAGGAACACATGCCAGCCGGAGTTACATTGAAA AACACTACTACAATGGAAGGGGATAGTCTAGTGACAGTTTCAGTCGGTCCAGGTGACAACAAAGTGATACGGAAGTATGAGATTACAGAGGATGGAGTTCTTTTG ACAATGACCCACGAAAGCAGTGGCCAAGTAGGAAAACGCTATTTTAAACGCCTCTCATAA